A DNA window from Bradyrhizobium barranii subsp. barranii contains the following coding sequences:
- a CDS encoding ABC transporter permease, producing the protein MKRFATIVTLAALVLLAVFLLYPLALVLDASFRIDGTGGLTLGNYAAIVKSRYYLGSIGNSLLCAALATAFACAIGIPLAFCLARIDIPGRALLLTLASLPLVLPSFVSAYALVLLFGHAGVVTTALRGIGIPIGSIYGVPGIVIVFTLTLYPYVVMPVLAGFQAVDASMEEAARNLGGSRPYVIRTVLLPIVMPAILAGGLLVFIEALENFGVPAVLAEDRPFLAVDIFKLFAGESDANPAAAGALSVLLIACTAIALLVQRHYLGKRRFSTNARSAPAKLPLTPGLRLTATIVSWGIVIASLLPFAAVLMISLLRFRGPVLTWEFGLGNYATLLSGSYRPLLNTLTLASIAAVVTMLIGAPIGYVVARHRSRLSGLLDFVGMVPFAVSGTILAIGLIIAFNSGPLILTGGWLILVIAYVVRKLPFAIRSSSAIVHQLDPSLEEASINLGVSPSKTFATLTVPLMASGLVGGLVLVWITAASELSATIVLYASGWVTTTVVMYHAIEGTGASLAAAAAAVLILVTAIPLLLINRRINKQESTVI; encoded by the coding sequence ATGAAACGCTTCGCCACGATCGTGACGCTGGCGGCGTTGGTGCTGCTCGCGGTGTTTCTGCTCTACCCGCTGGCGCTCGTCCTGGATGCAAGCTTTCGGATCGACGGCACGGGCGGCCTGACGCTTGGGAACTATGCGGCGATTGTGAAGAGCCGCTACTATCTCGGCAGCATCGGCAACAGTCTGCTTTGCGCCGCGCTCGCGACGGCCTTCGCATGCGCGATCGGCATCCCGCTCGCCTTCTGTCTTGCCCGGATCGACATACCGGGCCGCGCGCTGCTGCTGACGCTTGCGTCCTTGCCGCTGGTCCTGCCCTCGTTCGTCAGCGCCTACGCCCTCGTGCTGCTGTTCGGCCATGCTGGCGTCGTCACCACCGCTCTGCGCGGGATCGGCATCCCGATCGGATCGATCTACGGCGTGCCCGGCATCGTCATCGTGTTCACGTTGACGCTCTATCCATACGTCGTCATGCCCGTGCTGGCCGGATTCCAGGCAGTCGACGCCTCGATGGAGGAGGCAGCCCGCAATCTCGGCGGCTCACGGCCCTATGTGATCCGCACCGTGCTGCTGCCCATTGTGATGCCGGCGATCCTTGCCGGCGGACTATTGGTGTTCATTGAGGCACTGGAGAATTTCGGCGTGCCAGCGGTGCTGGCTGAGGACCGGCCGTTCCTGGCCGTCGACATCTTCAAGCTGTTCGCCGGCGAATCTGATGCCAACCCGGCCGCGGCGGGCGCACTCAGCGTGCTCCTGATCGCCTGCACGGCGATCGCGCTGCTCGTTCAGCGGCACTACCTCGGCAAGCGCCGGTTTTCGACCAATGCCCGCAGCGCGCCCGCGAAGCTGCCTCTGACGCCGGGACTGCGGCTCACGGCCACGATCGTGAGTTGGGGCATTGTGATTGCCTCGCTGCTGCCGTTCGCGGCCGTGTTGATGATCTCCCTCCTGCGCTTTCGCGGCCCTGTCCTGACCTGGGAGTTCGGATTGGGCAATTACGCCACCCTATTGTCGGGCTCCTATCGGCCGCTGCTCAACACGCTGACGCTCGCCAGCATCGCGGCCGTCGTCACCATGCTGATCGGCGCCCCGATCGGCTATGTCGTGGCCCGGCACCGCTCGCGCCTGTCGGGATTGCTCGATTTCGTCGGCATGGTGCCGTTTGCAGTCTCGGGCACGATCCTGGCGATCGGGCTCATCATCGCGTTCAACAGCGGTCCCTTGATTCTGACCGGCGGCTGGCTGATCCTGGTCATCGCCTATGTCGTCCGCAAGCTCCCCTTCGCGATCCGGTCGTCCTCGGCAATCGTGCACCAGCTCGATCCCTCGCTCGAGGAAGCCTCGATCAATCTCGGGGTCTCGCCAAGCAAAACCTTCGCGACCCTGACCGTGCCGTTGATGGCCAGCGGCCTTGTCGGCGGGCTGGTGCTGGTCTGGATCACCGCGGCATCCGAGTTGAGCGCGACCATTGTGCTCTATGCGAGCGGCTGGGTCACCACGACCGTCGTGATGTACCATGCCATCGAGGGCACCGGCGCGAGTCTGGCGGCCGCCGCGGCCGCGGTGCTTATCCTCGTCACCGCAATCCCGTTGCTCCTGATCAATCGGCGCATCAACAAGCAGGAATCAACCGTGATATGA